In Paenibacillus sp. G2S3, a single window of DNA contains:
- the trpS gene encoding tryptophan--tRNA ligase, giving the protein MIKERVLTGDRVTGKLHLGHYVGSLQNRVDLQQKYDTFVFLADIQALTTHFDRPQLLGQNLNEIALDYLSAGINPDTATIFIQSMVPEIAELTVLFSMFVTVNSLRHNPTIKAESKNSSLDELYYGFLGYPVSQAADITFCKATIIPVGEDQLPHLELTRKIVRRFNELYSPILVEPRALISEMPRLVGTDGNAKMSKSLGNAIELDSTKEEIAFKIRKATTDPARVHKNDPGHPDICPIYAYHRAVRSHGAPEIREGCENGTISCSACKQLITTALDQLIEPMRERRSYYAARPKVVEDILISGTKRARGIAQDTMTEVREAMGLNYFSK; this is encoded by the coding sequence ATGATAAAAGAACGTGTATTAACTGGAGATCGAGTGACCGGAAAGCTTCACCTTGGCCATTACGTGGGCAGCTTACAGAACCGAGTGGATCTACAACAGAAGTACGATACTTTTGTGTTTCTAGCAGATATTCAGGCCTTAACGACTCACTTTGATCGTCCTCAACTACTTGGTCAAAACTTAAATGAAATCGCACTGGACTATTTATCAGCGGGTATAAATCCAGATACAGCAACAATATTTATTCAATCTATGGTTCCTGAGATCGCTGAGCTGACCGTCCTATTCTCCATGTTTGTCACTGTGAATTCGTTGCGGCATAATCCTACAATTAAAGCCGAATCGAAGAACTCCAGCTTAGATGAACTGTACTACGGTTTTCTTGGGTATCCAGTTAGCCAGGCTGCGGATATAACCTTTTGTAAAGCGACGATTATTCCTGTAGGAGAAGACCAGCTCCCCCATCTGGAGTTGACTCGCAAAATCGTACGTAGATTCAACGAGCTGTACAGCCCCATCCTTGTGGAGCCCAGAGCGCTCATCAGCGAGATGCCAAGACTAGTGGGAACAGACGGCAATGCTAAAATGAGTAAAAGCCTAGGTAATGCCATCGAGCTGGACTCCACGAAAGAAGAGATTGCCTTCAAGATCCGTAAAGCCACAACCGATCCGGCCCGCGTTCATAAAAATGATCCTGGGCATCCAGATATTTGTCCCATTTATGCCTATCATCGCGCTGTTCGTTCGCATGGCGCCCCAGAAATTCGCGAAGGCTGTGAAAATGGCACTATAAGCTGTTCTGCCTGCAAGCAGCTTATCACGACAGCTCTAGACCAGCTAATTGAACCAATGCGTGAGCGTCGCTCCTATTATGCTGCCAGACCCAAGGTTGTCGAGGATATCTTAATATCCGGAACTAAACGTGCCCGCGGCATCGCACAAGACACGATGACCGAAGTACGCGAGGCCATGGGTCTTAATTATTTTTCAAAATAA
- the kdpB gene encoding potassium-transporting ATPase subunit KdpB: MQQHNQKQGINRQVLLRALVESIFKLNPVYMVKIPVMFVVEAGALLVLLMIVFPVTFNTVGKQGYNTAVFFILLFTILFANFAEALAEGRGKAQANFLKRTQQSTTARRYTKNGSFQEVSSTELRRGDLILVNHGEIIPGDGEIIEGVAAIDESAITGESAPIIKRANSDFSSVTGGTLVISDWIKVKITADPGDTFLDRMIKLVEGAKRHKSPNEVALNTLLVVLTIIFFIVVITLVPIAGYLGVNIEVSTLIALLICLIPTTIGALLSTIGIAGMDRVTRFNVLAMSGKAVEAAGDINTIILDKTGTITYGNRMARSFITMPGILDKKLLQAAVATSIYDETPEGQSVLDLAKSQGFQWNHDSFSNSQIVPFTAASRMSGLVTDDQNYYKGAAAEIFEHVKGLGGVFDRQALLINDEIAMQGGTPLAVCRGNLLLGFIDLRDTVKPGLKEKFAELHKMGIKTIMCTGDNPLTAATIAKEAGVDTFIAECKPEDKIRIVIEEQSQGKLVAMTGDGTNDAPALAQADVGIAMNSGTVAAKEAANMVDLDSDPTKLIQVVFIGKQLLITRGALTTFSIANDFAKYFAILPAMFTLAIPEMKILNIMNLHSPESALLAALIFNALIIPALIPLAVRGVKYSPIDADKLLLRNIMVYGLGGVIAPFAGIKIIDIILQVFYLYI; encoded by the coding sequence ATGCAACAGCATAATCAGAAACAAGGCATAAACAGACAAGTCTTACTAAGAGCATTAGTCGAAAGCATATTTAAGCTTAACCCCGTTTACATGGTAAAGATTCCCGTTATGTTTGTTGTCGAAGCCGGTGCCTTATTAGTATTACTGATGATTGTATTCCCTGTTACTTTTAACACCGTTGGGAAACAAGGGTATAACACCGCTGTATTCTTTATATTACTTTTCACTATTTTATTCGCCAACTTTGCGGAAGCTTTAGCTGAAGGTAGAGGCAAAGCACAAGCAAATTTTTTAAAGAGAACACAACAATCTACAACCGCTAGACGTTACACAAAAAATGGTAGCTTTCAGGAAGTGTCATCTACAGAACTTCGCAGAGGCGATTTGATCCTTGTTAACCATGGAGAAATCATCCCTGGGGATGGTGAAATTATTGAAGGCGTAGCCGCTATTGATGAATCTGCAATTACAGGTGAATCTGCACCGATCATCAAAAGGGCAAATAGTGACTTCAGTTCCGTTACGGGCGGTACCCTTGTCATTAGTGACTGGATCAAAGTCAAAATCACTGCAGATCCAGGTGATACCTTCCTCGACCGAATGATTAAGCTGGTAGAAGGCGCTAAACGCCATAAATCTCCTAATGAAGTTGCGTTGAATACCCTATTAGTTGTACTTACGATCATATTTTTTATCGTTGTAATTACACTGGTCCCAATAGCGGGATATTTAGGGGTTAACATTGAAGTCTCAACACTGATCGCTTTGCTTATTTGTCTCATTCCAACTACCATCGGAGCATTGTTGTCTACTATCGGTATTGCTGGAATGGATCGGGTGACAAGATTTAATGTGCTTGCGATGTCAGGCAAGGCTGTAGAAGCCGCTGGGGATATCAATACAATAATTCTGGACAAAACAGGAACGATTACCTACGGCAACCGGATGGCTCGGAGTTTTATAACAATGCCCGGTATCCTTGATAAAAAACTATTACAAGCCGCCGTAGCAACCTCAATCTATGATGAAACTCCTGAAGGTCAATCCGTGTTGGATCTTGCGAAAAGTCAGGGATTTCAATGGAATCACGATAGTTTCTCCAATAGCCAGATTGTTCCCTTTACAGCTGCAAGCCGAATGAGTGGTTTAGTCACCGATGATCAGAATTATTATAAAGGAGCAGCCGCTGAAATATTCGAGCACGTTAAGGGTTTGGGTGGAGTCTTCGATAGACAAGCGCTTCTCATCAATGATGAAATTGCGATGCAGGGCGGTACTCCCTTGGCCGTGTGTAGAGGAAACTTACTTTTAGGTTTTATTGATTTAAGGGATACCGTTAAACCAGGGTTAAAAGAGAAATTCGCTGAGTTACATAAAATGGGCATAAAAACAATTATGTGTACAGGTGATAACCCATTAACGGCAGCAACCATTGCAAAAGAAGCTGGAGTAGATACTTTCATAGCAGAATGCAAACCTGAAGATAAAATACGAATTGTTATTGAGGAACAATCCCAAGGGAAGTTGGTCGCCATGACGGGTGACGGCACTAACGATGCACCTGCTCTTGCACAAGCGGATGTAGGAATTGCTATGAACAGTGGTACAGTGGCCGCTAAGGAAGCCGCCAATATGGTCGATTTGGATTCCGATCCCACCAAATTAATTCAGGTCGTCTTTATCGGGAAACAACTACTAATAACTCGTGGAGCATTGACAACCTTTAGTATCGCTAATGATTTTGCGAAATATTTTGCGATTCTTCCAGCCATGTTTACCCTTGCCATTCCCGAGATGAAAATCTTAAATATTATGAATCTTCACTCCCCAGAGTCAGCGCTGCTGGCCGCCCTAATCTTTAACGCTTTGATTATTCCTGCTCTTATTCCACTTGCAGTGAGAGGTGTTAAATACTCCCCAATCGATGCGGATAAGCTGCTGCTACGAAACATTATGGTGTACGGTCTCGGAGGTGTAATCGCACCTTTCGCAGGTATTAAAATCATTGATATCATTCTTCAGGTTTTCTATTTGTACATATAA
- a CDS encoding pectate lyase, whose translation MIKKNVSLAVSITLIFSLFIVHPASASTFLQDHFEEGDRHWTATSGDWSVVEQNGNQVYNQSSSKEGRTSAGDPSWTDYSVEADVNVVDFNGSNRTYVAGRYIDGNNFYAASLYNNNDGMLEIRKKFSGSTTTLASKSYALEAGVWYHIKLEMNGNTINMYVNDKLELTASDSKLKKGAAGLVTFKTLAMFDNVIVSDTNEVTPTPTASPTPTTTPTPTPVHASEYNLAGFAEGTTGGGNISEDSPLYKKVYTAEDLAVALRKGSKIKVIEIMNDLDLGWNEISAAAKVSPFSAHNSALTHPVLMESGVSKVSVDNFDGLTIFSANGATIKHAAFTFKRSSNVIIRNLEFDELWEWDEATKGNYDKNDWDYITIENSNNVWIDHCTFNKSYDGVVDVKKGSSGVTISWSSFLGDDRSATSWVTQQINAMEANKSAYPMYAYLRSSSVGLSKDDVIAIAASQKKGHLIGATEFAADNALLSVTLHHNYYKDIQDRMPRLRSGNAHAYNIVMDNEDTRLAKKRLTSAMEKAISSKGYHFGVTSNGAISTEGGAVLLESSVIIDVVYPLRNNQADASNSKYTGAIAALDTVYSLDGATFRGDSTFANSPLSPVPAAIKAFAWNGFTTLPYSYTTDDPTSLKSRLTAVYGSGAGKLSWSNEEWLKTNYSN comes from the coding sequence TTGATCAAGAAGAATGTAAGTCTAGCTGTAAGCATCACCTTAATTTTCTCATTATTTATTGTTCATCCTGCCAGTGCGTCTACGTTCTTGCAAGACCACTTTGAAGAAGGAGATCGTCATTGGACAGCTACTAGTGGTGACTGGTCTGTAGTCGAACAGAATGGAAATCAGGTCTATAATCAATCCAGTTCGAAAGAAGGACGTACTTCAGCAGGGGATCCATCCTGGACCGATTATTCTGTGGAGGCTGATGTAAATGTAGTGGACTTCAATGGCTCGAACAGAACTTATGTTGCAGGCAGATACATAGATGGGAATAATTTTTATGCAGCTTCTTTGTATAATAACAATGATGGAATGCTAGAAATCAGAAAGAAATTTTCTGGATCCACTACAACCTTAGCCAGTAAATCCTACGCTTTGGAAGCTGGGGTTTGGTATCATATCAAACTCGAAATGAATGGAAACACCATCAATATGTACGTGAATGACAAATTGGAGCTTACTGCCTCTGATTCTAAATTAAAAAAAGGCGCAGCAGGACTCGTTACCTTTAAGACGCTTGCGATGTTCGATAACGTAATCGTTTCGGACACTAATGAAGTTACACCGACGCCGACTGCTTCACCAACGCCAACTACTACACCTACACCTACACCGGTGCATGCTAGCGAATATAATTTGGCGGGGTTTGCCGAAGGTACCACGGGTGGTGGAAATATATCAGAAGATAGTCCACTCTATAAAAAGGTGTATACGGCTGAGGATCTTGCTGTTGCACTGAGAAAAGGCTCTAAAATTAAGGTCATTGAAATCATGAACGATCTCGATTTGGGGTGGAACGAGATTTCTGCAGCAGCAAAGGTATCCCCTTTTAGCGCTCATAATAGTGCATTAACACATCCTGTATTAATGGAGTCTGGTGTCAGCAAAGTGTCCGTAGACAACTTCGACGGATTGACCATTTTCTCTGCTAATGGCGCAACCATTAAACACGCAGCCTTTACCTTCAAAAGAAGCTCAAACGTCATCATCCGTAACCTTGAATTTGATGAACTATGGGAATGGGATGAAGCAACTAAAGGAAATTACGATAAAAACGACTGGGACTACATCACTATAGAGAATAGTAATAATGTATGGATCGACCATTGTACATTCAATAAATCCTATGACGGCGTAGTGGATGTTAAAAAAGGTAGCAGCGGCGTTACTATTTCCTGGTCCTCCTTCTTGGGTGATGATAGAAGCGCAACTAGCTGGGTCACTCAGCAAATAAATGCAATGGAAGCTAACAAGTCAGCTTATCCAATGTATGCTTACTTAAGAAGCAGTTCAGTTGGCCTAAGTAAAGACGATGTCATTGCAATTGCTGCCAGTCAAAAAAAGGGACATTTAATAGGTGCAACAGAATTCGCAGCTGATAATGCGCTTCTTTCTGTGACACTCCATCACAACTACTATAAAGATATACAAGATCGTATGCCTCGTCTTCGGAGCGGTAATGCGCATGCCTATAATATTGTAATGGATAACGAAGACACTCGGTTGGCTAAGAAACGTCTTACATCAGCTATGGAAAAAGCTATCTCGAGCAAAGGCTACCATTTCGGTGTAACAAGTAACGGGGCAATCTCTACTGAAGGAGGGGCAGTATTGCTTGAAAGTTCAGTGATTATCGATGTGGTGTATCCCCTTCGGAACAATCAAGCTGATGCTAGCAATAGTAAGTATACCGGGGCAATAGCGGCGCTAGACACGGTCTACTCCCTGGATGGAGCAACATTCCGTGGAGACAGCACTTTTGCTAATAGTCCTCTATCACCTGTACCTGCTGCGATTAAAGCATTCGCATGGAACGGTTTCACAACACTTCCTTATAGCTATACAACAGATGACCCAACTAGTCTGAAGTCTAGACTAACAGCTGTTTACGGCTCGGGGGCTGGCAAACTATCTTGGTCAAACGAGGAATGGTTGAAGACTAATTACAGTAACTAG
- a CDS encoding methyl-accepting chemotaxis protein produces MRYSIQTKLMIGFSLAAFLLGITGQIWYSFAQKLHEEQLNTSEYTSGMMEALAITVGCFTLILGIGMALSRMLSRPISQIALTIEEVAAGQLNGPEITLGSRDELEDTAKSINTMTSNLRVLIRRVSDSSHQVSLAADRLNETAEQNSLTAQQIEKVIQNVTLGSEQQVKEVSYTNSSVNQMNTGLEHIANYAVTVDTSSIKAAKEATAGNLVISKSMEQMKSIASAFGHTAETIQRLGECSEEIVNFALTIRGIADTTNLLALNASIEAAHAGDFGRGFSVIAIEVKQLADASKRAADQISLLLNDIKKEILQAVTTMQDSSLEVSSGITIISDAGSAFMKITNAIDQVTVHSKQVRDITQDAFSHANHISLAVKQLETIAKQSYTSSGEAAAATLEQAHTTSQLFHETAALQKMSQELQDLIRRFDV; encoded by the coding sequence ATGAGATATTCGATACAAACCAAACTAATGATAGGGTTCTCCTTAGCCGCCTTTCTTCTGGGGATAACAGGCCAAATATGGTATAGCTTCGCACAGAAGCTGCATGAAGAGCAGTTAAACACGAGTGAATACACCTCCGGCATGATGGAAGCCCTTGCGATCACTGTTGGCTGTTTCACACTAATCCTTGGGATTGGAATGGCCCTTTCCCGAATGCTCTCCCGTCCCATCAGCCAAATCGCATTAACTATTGAGGAAGTTGCCGCTGGCCAACTGAACGGCCCTGAAATCACACTCGGCAGCAGAGATGAATTGGAGGATACGGCAAAATCGATAAACACAATGACTAGTAATTTACGCGTCCTCATTCGCAGAGTTAGCGATTCTTCTCACCAGGTATCTTTGGCAGCTGACCGGTTGAACGAAACTGCCGAGCAGAACAGTCTAACCGCTCAGCAAATCGAAAAAGTGATACAGAACGTTACACTCGGATCGGAACAACAAGTGAAAGAGGTCTCTTACACCAATTCCTCTGTAAACCAAATGAATACTGGTCTTGAGCATATTGCAAATTATGCCGTTACTGTGGACACCTCTTCTATAAAAGCTGCTAAAGAAGCTACGGCGGGCAATCTCGTGATTTCCAAAAGTATGGAGCAAATGAAATCTATAGCGTCTGCGTTCGGTCATACTGCAGAAACTATTCAAAGATTAGGTGAATGTTCCGAAGAAATTGTTAATTTCGCACTGACCATTAGAGGCATTGCTGATACAACTAATCTATTAGCATTAAATGCCTCTATCGAGGCAGCACATGCAGGAGATTTCGGGCGTGGATTCTCTGTCATTGCAATCGAAGTTAAACAACTTGCCGATGCATCCAAAAGAGCCGCTGATCAAATATCCTTACTACTAAATGATATAAAAAAAGAAATATTGCAAGCAGTAACAACGATGCAGGACAGCAGTCTTGAGGTAAGTAGCGGGATTACAATCATCTCTGATGCTGGCAGTGCCTTCATGAAGATCACAAATGCGATAGATCAAGTAACTGTACATAGTAAGCAAGTAAGAGATATTACTCAGGACGCCTTCTCTCATGCTAATCATATTTCTTTAGCGGTTAAACAATTGGAAACCATAGCCAAACAATCGTACACCAGCTCAGGCGAGGCAGCAGCAGCGACATTAGAACAGGCTCATACTACCAGTCAGCTGTTTCATGAAACAGCCGCGCTGCAAAAGATGTCTCAAGAGCTACAGGATTTGATCCGTAGGTTTGATGTGTAA
- a CDS encoding aminopeptidase, protein MKDFEVMLEKYANLVVKVGVNVQPGQVLMVHAPIETAELTRLIVGKAYEAGAKYVIVDWDDEATTRIRYEKAPEDSFDYYPQWQAEMMEKFAEENGAILHIKVPDPELFNGIDSSKVSRAVKAAAVARKNYSKYTRNSKISWSLVKAPTRAWANKVFADLPEEKRVEAMWEAVFQMNRVGSDDPVAAWREHIGQLKESQDRMNAKRYKSLHYRAPGTDLHVELPEGHLWRGGGGENDKGVYFVANMPTEEIYSMPNRTGVNGTVRSTLPLNLNGRLVEGLSFTFKDGKVVAYEAESGREHLTSLLATDEGASYLGEVALVQHDSPISRLNRIFYNTGIDENASCHFALGSAYPVNIEGGTRLTNEELVARGANVSLTHVDFMIGSAELDIDGELADGTIEPVFRKGNWVL, encoded by the coding sequence ATGAAAGATTTTGAGGTAATGTTAGAGAAATATGCGAACCTGGTTGTAAAGGTAGGGGTAAATGTACAGCCTGGACAAGTCTTAATGGTGCATGCACCTATTGAAACTGCAGAGCTTACTCGCTTGATTGTAGGTAAAGCCTACGAAGCAGGTGCTAAATATGTAATTGTAGATTGGGACGATGAAGCGACTACACGTATTCGTTACGAAAAAGCTCCGGAAGATTCCTTCGATTACTATCCACAGTGGCAAGCAGAAATGATGGAGAAGTTTGCGGAAGAGAACGGCGCCATTTTACATATTAAAGTACCAGATCCGGAATTGTTCAATGGTATTGATTCTTCCAAAGTATCAAGAGCGGTCAAAGCGGCAGCGGTTGCTCGTAAAAACTACTCCAAATATACCCGTAATAGTAAAATCAGCTGGTCCCTCGTCAAGGCTCCAACGCGTGCTTGGGCAAACAAGGTGTTTGCTGATCTTCCAGAGGAAAAGCGAGTGGAGGCAATGTGGGAAGCGGTATTCCAGATGAATCGTGTAGGAAGCGATGATCCTGTAGCTGCTTGGAGAGAACATATCGGTCAATTGAAAGAAAGTCAGGATAGAATGAACGCTAAGCGTTATAAAAGCCTGCATTACCGCGCTCCAGGAACGGATCTGCATGTGGAGCTTCCAGAAGGTCATCTATGGCGTGGAGGCGGCGGAGAGAATGATAAGGGCGTGTATTTCGTGGCGAATATGCCAACGGAAGAGATCTATTCCATGCCTAATCGTACTGGAGTGAACGGAACTGTTAGAAGCACACTTCCATTGAATTTAAACGGACGTCTGGTCGAAGGGCTTTCATTTACTTTTAAAGATGGAAAAGTAGTAGCCTATGAAGCTGAGTCCGGACGTGAGCATCTGACCTCGCTTCTAGCAACGGATGAAGGTGCATCTTATCTAGGAGAAGTGGCTTTAGTGCAGCATGATTCTCCAATCTCTCGCTTGAACCGAATTTTCTACAATACAGGGATTGATGAGAATGCCTCCTGCCATTTCGCGTTGGGAAGTGCCTATCCTGTCAATATTGAAGGCGGTACAAGGCTTACGAATGAAGAGCTTGTGGCACGAGGTGCTAATGTAAGCTTAACGCATGTCGATTTCATGATCGGTTCGGCAGAACTGGATATCGATGGAGAACTTGCGGATGGCACGATTGAACCGGTGTTCCGTAAGGGGAATTGGGTGCTGTAA
- a CDS encoding DUF4179 domain-containing protein, with product MSSQEELAMLSDAERIPQEQKMESAAAQIYAIQAGIELGKKRGKKLMFAKSTMAVMTAAVLIAGLLFFNPSQWLPQQASTSIESSDWGMLEPFKKLAESDVDALTLESAIRNDYVQIINKSAEKNGYKITLNAVIADENKIMLLYTGTTSDGQEIYNVNSVWLTDAVTGQSIVDKNGNRSGMGSHAEDSIYTWLGKTIYPLDKNKAFPKEVVANFQIASVDPGMLAKPKTGTNLADMRYSDRLKVSFAIDPKFWEQKTEIVVINKPFMIDGHEVNLSQVELSPLSIVVKFTLSEALKTDWEIRNEIFEKTPSTLISQVGKQKVENKSIGGSGSEDGFISNFSSNVLDHPKSIRLKLDTGPDREKEEYIDILKK from the coding sequence ATGAGTAGTCAGGAGGAGCTTGCCATGTTAAGCGATGCTGAACGGATCCCGCAGGAACAAAAAATGGAGAGTGCTGCCGCACAAATCTATGCCATACAAGCAGGAATTGAGCTGGGTAAGAAGCGCGGTAAAAAACTAATGTTCGCCAAAAGCACGATGGCTGTAATGACTGCCGCTGTTTTGATCGCAGGATTACTCTTCTTCAATCCATCCCAATGGCTGCCTCAACAAGCCTCTACAAGTATTGAATCAAGTGATTGGGGGATGCTGGAACCTTTTAAGAAGTTGGCTGAATCTGACGTTGATGCCCTTACATTAGAATCTGCTATTCGAAACGATTATGTGCAAATCATCAATAAAAGCGCTGAGAAAAACGGGTATAAAATTACTCTGAATGCTGTGATCGCTGATGAAAATAAAATCATGCTGCTGTATACAGGGACGACAAGTGATGGTCAAGAAATTTACAACGTGAATAGTGTGTGGCTGACAGATGCGGTAACTGGACAGAGTATAGTAGACAAAAATGGGAATCGAAGTGGAATGGGATCACATGCTGAGGATAGTATTTATACTTGGCTCGGAAAAACTATCTATCCACTAGATAAGAATAAAGCATTTCCAAAAGAGGTGGTGGCGAATTTTCAGATCGCTTCAGTGGATCCAGGAATGCTAGCAAAACCAAAAACGGGAACGAATCTAGCTGACATGCGCTATTCTGATCGTTTAAAGGTGAGCTTCGCTATTGATCCAAAATTTTGGGAACAGAAGACTGAGATAGTAGTTATTAATAAGCCTTTTATGATTGACGGACATGAAGTGAATCTTTCACAGGTGGAGCTATCTCCATTAAGTATAGTAGTTAAATTTACGTTAAGTGAAGCATTAAAAACCGATTGGGAGATCAGGAATGAAATATTTGAAAAGACCCCCAGTACGTTGATTTCACAGGTTGGAAAGCAAAAAGTGGAAAATAAATCGATTGGCGGAAGTGGTAGTGAGGATGGATTTATAAGTAATTTTAGCAGCAACGTATTAGATCATCCGAAATCCATTCGTTTGAAGCTTGATACGGGGCCTGATCGCGAGAAAGAAGAGTATATTGATATCTTGAAAAAATAA
- a CDS encoding winged helix-turn-helix transcriptional regulator: MTTTTIKKKYNISVEATLEVIGGKWKCVILCHLTHGKKRTSELKQLMPGITQKMLTQQLRELEADGIINRIVYNQVPPKVEYELSEYGDSLSDILTSLCNWGEQHIIKQYGDKYAVLEDSILNK, translated from the coding sequence ATGACAACAACAACCATTAAGAAAAAATACAATATTTCCGTTGAAGCCACACTTGAAGTCATTGGCGGGAAATGGAAATGTGTGATTCTCTGTCATCTAACGCATGGCAAAAAACGCACATCGGAACTAAAACAGTTGATGCCCGGAATCACACAAAAAATGTTAACACAACAGCTTCGAGAACTAGAGGCCGATGGAATCATCAACCGGATCGTATACAATCAGGTTCCACCTAAAGTGGAATATGAGCTTAGTGAGTATGGGGATAGTTTAAGTGACATTTTGACTTCTCTATGTAATTGGGGAGAACAGCATATCATTAAGCAGTATGGCGATAAATATGCTGTGTTAGAGGATAGCATTTTGAATAAATAA
- a CDS encoding cation:proton antiporter regulatory subunit, protein MSHSFWGTGGGERGSEMDIREVDLPGIGRKYCMNTRSGESLTIVIHNDERREMYHLTDGGNETLSNVTLDDEESRTVSAILAGITYKPKAVEVEENLFEDLIVDWLRITPASPLIGRTIGELEIRERTGAAIIAIVEADKRKFLNPGPEYSFKEGSTLVAAGDAKQFIALKRLMSEDVLSK, encoded by the coding sequence ATGAGCCATAGTTTTTGGGGAACAGGTGGGGGAGAAAGGGGAAGTGAAATGGATATTAGAGAAGTGGATTTGCCTGGCATTGGACGTAAATATTGCATGAATACACGCTCGGGAGAGAGCTTAACCATTGTTATTCATAATGATGAAAGACGTGAGATGTATCATTTAACTGATGGAGGCAACGAGACCCTGTCCAATGTGACGTTAGATGATGAAGAGTCAAGAACTGTATCGGCAATACTTGCTGGTATTACTTATAAGCCTAAGGCAGTCGAAGTCGAGGAAAATTTGTTTGAGGACCTGATTGTAGACTGGTTGCGGATTACTCCTGCTAGTCCTTTGATTGGAAGAACCATAGGGGAACTTGAGATTAGAGAACGTACGGGCGCTGCAATCATCGCTATTGTAGAAGCGGACAAGCGTAAATTCCTAAACCCTGGTCCAGAGTATAGCTTCAAGGAGGGATCGACACTTGTAGCCGCAGGGGACGCGAAGCAATTTATTGCCCTGAAGCGGTTGATGTCAGAGGATGTCCTTAGTAAATAA
- a CDS encoding sigma-70 family RNA polymerase sigma factor, which yields MTMTNAEMKKVTILDTRSETDFYDSILVHREQLYSIAYSYLRNRNDALEAMQEMTCRAWIKRKTLKDPKAFKSWIIRILIYVCIDEQRRRKRSMPLVDERLGEQITHIGHHRMEMLWALEQVKPKYRHVLLLKYYNDMTLSEIANILSKPEGTVKTWQHKGLKQLRTIIKNRGDWNHE from the coding sequence ATGACGATGACTAATGCAGAAATGAAGAAAGTGACGATTCTTGATACTCGGAGCGAGACGGATTTCTACGATTCCATATTGGTACATAGAGAGCAACTATACAGTATAGCCTACAGCTACTTGCGAAACCGGAATGATGCGCTTGAAGCGATGCAGGAAATGACTTGCCGGGCCTGGATCAAAAGAAAAACGTTAAAGGATCCCAAAGCGTTCAAATCATGGATTATTCGGATTCTGATTTATGTCTGTATAGATGAACAAAGACGCAGAAAACGTTCCATGCCGCTAGTAGATGAGAGATTAGGGGAGCAGATCACACATATTGGCCATCATCGGATGGAAATGCTGTGGGCACTCGAACAGGTTAAGCCCAAGTATCGCCATGTGCTGCTACTTAAATACTACAACGATATGACCTTGAGCGAGATCGCTAACATTCTGAGTAAACCTGAGGGAACGGTCAAGACATGGCAGCATAAAGGACTAAAGCAGTTAAGAACTATCATTAAGAATCGGGGTGATTGGAACCATGAGTAG